The following proteins come from a genomic window of Maridesulfovibrio zosterae DSM 11974:
- a CDS encoding D-amino-acid transaminase, with the protein MSRTVYLNGAYMPEEEAMVSVFDRGFLFADGVYEVCAILDGKIIDFEGHMARLERSLGVVEMSVPVTKSELLEIHRELIRRNALEEGAIYMQITRGAADRDFIYPKGVEQTLVLFTQAKDLTSEKDGLKVISAPDIRWGRRDVKTVQLLASSMAKTMAKSKGKDDVWLVEDGLVTEGSSSNAYIVTNEGKIITRNLSNSILHGITRASVLKLAAELDMEIEERPFTIEEAQNASEAFITSATSFVYPVIEIDGIEISDAKPGPVSKRLNQVYAEESRKSAC; encoded by the coding sequence ATGAGTCGTACTGTGTATCTGAATGGCGCGTATATGCCAGAAGAAGAGGCTATGGTATCGGTTTTTGATCGCGGATTTTTGTTTGCAGACGGTGTTTATGAAGTCTGCGCTATTCTGGACGGGAAGATCATAGACTTTGAAGGTCATATGGCCCGTCTGGAGCGTTCGCTCGGTGTTGTGGAGATGTCTGTACCTGTAACCAAGAGTGAGCTTCTTGAAATTCATCGAGAGCTGATAAGACGAAATGCTCTTGAAGAAGGGGCAATTTATATGCAGATCACTCGCGGGGCCGCTGATCGTGATTTTATTTATCCAAAAGGCGTTGAACAGACTCTAGTTCTTTTTACTCAGGCTAAAGACCTTACTTCAGAGAAAGACGGGCTAAAGGTTATTTCTGCTCCTGACATACGTTGGGGGCGCAGGGATGTTAAAACTGTTCAACTGCTTGCTTCTTCCATGGCTAAGACGATGGCTAAGTCAAAAGGAAAAGATGATGTATGGCTTGTTGAAGACGGTCTAGTAACTGAAGGGTCTTCAAGTAATGCATATATTGTGACGAATGAAGGGAAGATTATCACCCGTAATCTATCAAACTCAATTCTGCACGGGATAACCAGAGCTTCAGTATTAAAACTTGCTGCGGAGCTGGATATGGAAATTGAGGAGCGTCCGTTCACAATTGAAGAAGCCCAGAATGCTTCAGAAGCTTTTATTACTTCTGCGACTTCCTTTGTTTATCCTGTTATAGAGATTGATGGTATAGAAATTTCCGATGCTAAGCCGGGGCCTGTTTCAAAACGTCTAAATCAGGTTTATGCAGAGGAAAGCCGTAAGTCTGCATGCTGA
- a CDS encoding aspartate/glutamate racemase family protein: protein MYSSKNIIGVVGGLGNEAMVDLAMKMSVVPGHENNAYIFYGNSRLAYKPAEVGFDWLPTDIPELRKQATAVYTSRILQFLGCGVIGLACNSAHPLFREVITDIPVKFVDMIHETACFLKDEGEKILILGVSSLVESGLYQDALADNRVACVSPSLGNQKKIMSAIYDPCFGIKTAKITAQAKSLLCEVLMDEYENQGCRNVVLGCTELPLALTVESCNCFKKNGMIPQDMNVIDSSAILAEALVLTSGSEPTAPASINSYFSEYTDWFPPVTFQVDTLNEFVTIQSRIIRMTTDYLEKQGRKLEGSYMHIPVMCAVGNISGFVDMASCVTKNILDLEDDWERDVSNYFEEHFSSII from the coding sequence ATGTACAGCAGTAAGAACATTATCGGCGTAGTTGGTGGGCTTGGCAATGAGGCTATGGTAGATCTTGCCATGAAAATGTCAGTTGTTCCGGGCCATGAAAACAATGCATATATCTTTTATGGAAATTCAAGATTGGCCTACAAACCTGCCGAAGTTGGATTTGATTGGCTGCCTACTGACATTCCTGAGTTACGAAAACAGGCTACGGCTGTTTATACCTCCAGAATTTTACAATTTTTGGGATGCGGAGTGATCGGGTTGGCCTGTAACAGTGCTCATCCTTTGTTTCGAGAGGTCATAACTGATATTCCAGTTAAGTTTGTGGATATGATTCATGAAACGGCATGCTTCCTGAAGGATGAAGGCGAGAAGATCCTTATTCTCGGAGTATCCAGCTTAGTCGAATCCGGTTTATATCAAGATGCTCTAGCTGATAATCGCGTGGCTTGCGTGAGTCCTTCTCTTGGAAATCAAAAAAAGATAATGTCCGCAATCTATGATCCTTGTTTTGGCATCAAGACCGCCAAGATCACTGCTCAGGCAAAGTCTCTTCTTTGTGAAGTTCTTATGGATGAATATGAAAATCAGGGCTGCCGTAATGTCGTACTGGGATGTACGGAACTTCCTTTGGCTCTAACTGTTGAAAGTTGTAACTGCTTCAAAAAAAACGGTATGATTCCGCAAGATATGAATGTGATTGACTCTTCAGCAATTCTGGCTGAAGCACTGGTTCTTACTTCTGGTTCTGAACCCACTGCGCCAGCAAGTATAAATTCATATTTCAGCGAGTATACAGATTGGTTTCCACCTGTAACATTTCAGGTTGATACTCTGAATGAATTTGTCACCATCCAGTCGCGTATTATCCGAATGACGACTGATTATCTTGAAAAACAGGGAAGAAAACTGGAAGGCAGTTATATGCATATTCCTGTTATGTGTGCCGTAGGTAATATTTCGGGATTTGTTGACATGGCAAGTTGTGTAACAAAAAATATTCTTGATTTAGAAGATGATTGGGAAAGAGATGTTTCTAATTATTTTGAGGAACATTTCAGCTCAATTATTTAA
- a CDS encoding ABC transporter ATP-binding protein: MTPVDKNEVLKISNLQTYFFSSDGTAKAVDGATFSLTKGKILGVVGESGCGKSVTAQSVMRLVPSPPGKIVGGEILFDGKDLTKLSMAEMRHIRGNRISMIFQEPMTSLNPVFTIGDQLSEMFILHRNMNKRDALDASIEMLAKVQIPAPQSRVGEYPHQMSGGMRQRIMIAMALSCSPEVLIADEPTTALDVTVQAQILDLILQLKDDLGAAVELITHDLGVIAETADSIVVMYAGKVVEQAETIELFENTLHPYTLGLLDSTPILGRRTAGKFERLREIKGMVPSLYDLPKGCKFQARCPKALPICQEKEPELTEINDGHAVRCWLHIPN, translated from the coding sequence ATGACACCAGTTGACAAAAATGAAGTATTAAAGATCAGCAACCTCCAAACTTATTTTTTTTCATCCGACGGAACAGCAAAAGCGGTGGATGGAGCTACATTTTCCCTGACTAAAGGAAAAATACTTGGAGTAGTTGGAGAATCCGGCTGCGGTAAAAGTGTTACTGCCCAATCGGTAATGAGACTTGTACCATCTCCTCCAGGAAAAATTGTCGGCGGGGAAATACTTTTTGACGGAAAAGATCTGACTAAGCTGAGTATGGCCGAAATGCGCCACATCCGGGGAAACCGTATTTCGATGATTTTTCAGGAGCCAATGACGTCTCTAAACCCGGTCTTCACCATCGGCGATCAACTTTCAGAAATGTTCATACTGCACCGGAACATGAATAAAAGAGATGCTCTGGACGCTTCAATAGAAATGCTCGCCAAAGTACAGATTCCGGCTCCACAATCAAGAGTCGGAGAATATCCTCATCAAATGTCCGGCGGAATGCGCCAGAGAATAATGATTGCCATGGCTCTTTCGTGCAGTCCAGAAGTGCTCATTGCAGATGAACCCACAACGGCACTTGATGTTACCGTACAAGCCCAGATATTAGACCTTATCCTGCAACTTAAAGACGACTTAGGTGCAGCGGTGGAACTGATAACCCACGACCTTGGGGTTATAGCCGAAACCGCAGATTCCATCGTCGTCATGTATGCAGGAAAAGTTGTCGAACAAGCCGAGACAATAGAGCTTTTTGAAAACACACTTCATCCCTACACTCTGGGGCTGCTGGATTCTACCCCAATACTTGGCCGCCGCACCGCAGGAAAATTTGAAAGACTCCGGGAGATCAAAGGTATGGTTCCGAGTCTTTACGACCTGCCTAAGGGGTGTAAATTTCAGGCAAGATGCCCTAAAGCCCTGCCTATTTGCCAAGAGAAAGAACCTGAGCTCACGGAAATCAACGACGGCCATGCAGTAAGATGCTGGTTGCATATCCCAAACTAA
- a CDS encoding ABC transporter ATP-binding protein, translated as MTESLIKAEDLKVHFPIKKGLLSRTVGHVFAVDGIDFELRKGETLGIVGESGCGKSTAGLATMRLIEPTGGTVYWKGRDMNEMSPKELRALRREMQLIFQDPYSSLNPRMNVNQILSNPMDVHKMYTGSEREDRLAFLLKTVGMNPDQGMRYPHEFSGGQRQRLGIARALALDPSVIIGDEPVSALDVSIQAQIINLLMDLKQQFDLSLMIISHDLAVVEYICDRIVVMYLGKVVETGSYMDIYSNAQHPYTQALLSAVPIADPRRKKQRQILTGDVPSPINPPSGCRFHTRCPKAKDICSQKIPSVTHFSDGHQASCHLL; from the coding sequence ATGACTGAATCTTTAATAAAAGCTGAAGACCTTAAGGTCCATTTCCCTATCAAAAAAGGACTGCTTTCCCGCACCGTTGGCCATGTTTTCGCAGTAGACGGAATCGACTTTGAACTGCGCAAAGGCGAAACTCTGGGCATAGTTGGCGAATCAGGTTGCGGAAAGAGCACTGCCGGTCTTGCAACTATGCGGCTCATTGAACCTACCGGCGGCACTGTTTACTGGAAAGGTAGAGACATGAACGAAATGTCTCCGAAAGAATTGCGAGCGCTACGCAGAGAAATGCAGCTTATTTTTCAGGACCCATACTCCTCTCTGAACCCGCGTATGAACGTCAACCAGATTCTATCCAATCCTATGGATGTTCACAAAATGTACACAGGCAGCGAGCGTGAGGACAGATTGGCTTTCCTGCTTAAGACCGTGGGTATGAACCCGGACCAAGGAATGCGTTACCCTCATGAATTTTCAGGTGGACAAAGACAACGTCTGGGCATCGCAAGAGCTCTGGCTCTCGATCCATCAGTGATTATCGGTGACGAGCCTGTTTCCGCGCTGGATGTATCTATTCAGGCTCAGATAATCAATCTGCTTATGGACCTTAAACAGCAGTTTGATCTTTCACTTATGATCATATCCCACGACCTTGCCGTAGTTGAATATATCTGTGACCGGATTGTGGTCATGTATCTGGGAAAAGTTGTCGAAACCGGATCATATATGGATATCTACAGCAATGCCCAGCACCCTTATACTCAAGCTCTCCTTTCCGCCGTGCCCATTGCTGACCCGCGCCGAAAAAAACAACGGCAGATACTGACAGGAGACGTTCCCAGCCCTATAAACCCGCCATCAGGATGTCGTTTTCACACGCGCTGTCCCAAAGCAAAAGATATCTGTTCGCAGAAAATTCCGTCAGTCACCCACTTCAGTGACGGACATCAGGCTTCGTGCCATTTATTATAA